Proteins found in one Legionella pneumophila subsp. pascullei genomic segment:
- the tkt gene encoding transketolase: MNSFTELANAVRMLSIDAVNQAQSGHPGMPLGMADIATVLWKKFLKFNPKNPHWFNRDRFVLSNGHGSMLLYSLLHLTGYNLDISELKNFRQLHSKTPGHPEYGHTPGVETTTGPLGQGLANSVGMALAERVLASTFNHDQFNLVDHYTYTFAGDGCLMEGISHEACSLAGTLGLGKLIVFYDDNGISIDGKVESWFTDDTTSRFKAYNWQVIGPIDGHDANQIEQAISAARMNTSQPSLIICKTVIGLGSSVAGSEKAHGSPLSAQDINNVREFFNWKHAPFEIPDALYKQWDHREQGEREEQQWLQLLHEYQQQYPSEHEEFLRRANGDLPDDWQEISAGFLKQCLNNEKAIATRKASQQCIEFFAPILPEMFGGSADLTGSNNTDWSGSKAITAHNFSGNYLYYGVREFAMAAIMNGIAVHGGFIPYGGTFLVFADYARNAIRLSALMKQRVIYVLTHDSIGLGEDGPTHQPVEHIAMLRMTPGMTVWRPADLMETAVAWQQSLEHHDGPSALLLSRQNLPALAHGTDAADLIKKGGYIIADCEGKPDAILIATGSELQLAIAAAEKVKSRGLHVRVVSMPCAERFLAQGDDYKNQVLPDDVRIRIAIEAASSAYWHQFVGFDGAVIGLDCFGVSAPATDAFNYLGITVEKIINTLDTLTKQTMV, encoded by the coding sequence ATGAACAGTTTTACAGAATTAGCTAATGCGGTACGCATGTTAAGCATCGATGCAGTAAACCAGGCTCAATCAGGCCACCCTGGCATGCCCTTGGGTATGGCCGATATTGCCACCGTTTTATGGAAAAAATTTCTAAAATTTAATCCCAAGAATCCGCACTGGTTTAACAGAGACCGTTTTGTATTATCTAATGGCCATGGTTCCATGCTTCTCTATTCTTTACTGCATTTGACCGGATACAATTTGGATATTAGCGAGCTTAAAAATTTCCGCCAATTGCATTCAAAAACACCAGGGCATCCGGAATACGGGCATACTCCCGGTGTCGAAACCACAACAGGGCCGTTAGGTCAGGGGTTAGCCAATTCTGTCGGGATGGCCTTAGCGGAGCGTGTGTTGGCTAGTACCTTTAACCACGATCAATTTAACCTGGTTGACCATTATACTTATACTTTTGCCGGTGATGGTTGCCTGATGGAGGGCATTTCTCATGAGGCGTGTTCTTTAGCTGGCACTCTTGGTTTGGGAAAGCTCATTGTATTTTATGACGACAACGGCATTTCTATTGATGGCAAGGTGGAATCCTGGTTTACGGACGATACCACGTCTCGCTTTAAAGCCTACAACTGGCAAGTCATAGGACCCATCGATGGCCACGATGCAAATCAAATTGAGCAAGCCATATCTGCAGCGCGCATGAACACGTCCCAACCTTCATTGATTATCTGTAAAACCGTCATAGGGCTGGGCTCCTCTGTAGCAGGCAGCGAAAAAGCGCACGGCTCTCCATTGAGTGCCCAGGACATAAATAATGTTCGCGAATTTTTTAATTGGAAACATGCTCCCTTCGAAATTCCAGATGCGCTTTACAAGCAATGGGACCATAGAGAGCAAGGAGAAAGAGAAGAACAACAATGGCTGCAACTCCTGCATGAATACCAGCAACAATATCCATCGGAACACGAAGAATTTTTACGCCGTGCCAATGGCGACCTGCCCGATGATTGGCAAGAAATATCGGCTGGCTTCCTGAAACAATGCCTGAATAATGAGAAAGCCATAGCAACGCGTAAAGCGTCGCAGCAATGCATAGAGTTTTTCGCGCCAATATTACCGGAAATGTTCGGCGGCTCCGCTGATTTGACTGGCTCCAATAATACCGACTGGTCAGGCAGCAAAGCCATCACGGCTCACAATTTTTCCGGAAACTACCTCTATTATGGAGTGAGGGAATTTGCCATGGCTGCCATCATGAATGGAATTGCTGTGCATGGAGGATTTATTCCCTACGGTGGAACATTCCTTGTTTTCGCAGATTATGCAAGAAATGCGATCCGTTTAAGCGCTCTGATGAAGCAAAGAGTGATATACGTATTGACCCATGATTCTATCGGTTTAGGGGAAGATGGCCCTACACACCAACCTGTAGAACACATCGCTATGTTAAGAATGACTCCAGGCATGACCGTATGGCGTCCTGCTGATTTAATGGAAACCGCTGTTGCATGGCAACAATCGTTAGAACACCATGATGGACCGTCCGCTTTATTGCTCTCAAGGCAAAATCTGCCTGCTTTAGCCCATGGTACTGACGCCGCCGACTTGATTAAGAAAGGTGGATATATTATCGCAGATTGTGAAGGGAAGCCTGATGCTATCCTGATAGCTACAGGTTCAGAACTTCAGCTGGCTATAGCTGCGGCAGAGAAGGTAAAATCAAGAGGTCTCCATGTCAGGGTGGTATCCATGCCCTGCGCTGAGCGATTCCTTGCCCAAGGCGATGACTACAAAAACCAGGTATTACCCGATGACGTTCGTATACGTATCGCTATAGAAGCGGCCAGCAGTGCCTATTGGCACCAATTTGTTGGCTTTGACGGCGCTGTCATTGGACTGGATTGTTTTGGAGTATCAGCTCCCGCTACGGATGCCTTTAATTACCTTGGAATTACAGTAGAAAAAATTATCAATACTCTGGATACATTAACCAAACAAACAATGGTGTAA
- a CDS encoding M3 family metallopeptidase, giving the protein MSTTVGLPQFSHIEVEHFKSHLDALLKNHLEEINRLLKENHHYTWDNLIYPLDSLADELERFWSPFAHMHAVMDSEAIRESYEACLPLLSAYDAAIGHNQNLYEAIKSIDQHPLNPAQKKIIADNIQDFELSGVALSKTNKKRFEAIQSRLAELSSKFENNVLDATHAYTIHITEAERLAGLPEHALHTAKELAHEKGLDGFVLTLEYPCFQAVITHAEDRALREDMYRAYITRASDQGPNAGAFDNTPLIDEILSLRHEKAELLGFNNFAELSLATKMAASTNQVTEFIYDLIGRTRDKGKAEFRQLELFAQDKFNLSPVNPWDVAYLSEKRRQDLYSLSQEELRPYFPQPKVMQGLFAIVKKLFGMSIEEIEGVDVWHKDVQCYCIVDESNQTRGYIYTDLFARPHKRNGAWMDSMQSRRKLEDGTVQLPIATLTCNFAKPSANRPAMLSHDEVVTLFHEFGHCLHHILTQVDYLGGSGINGVEWDAVELPSQFFENWCWDEHALSLLTSHVDTGETLPSALYERLIAAKNFQSAMAMLRQMEFALFDFRIHQEYQTGKASFVPNILADVRSKTSVVPIVPYNRFQHSFSHIFGGGYAAGYYSYMWAEVLSSDAFARFEEEGIFNPKTGHDFLKSILEVGGSRKAADAFVKFRGRPATIDALLRHNGIL; this is encoded by the coding sequence ATGTCGACCACAGTTGGATTACCACAATTTAGTCATATAGAAGTTGAACATTTCAAATCCCATCTTGATGCGTTATTAAAAAACCATCTCGAGGAAATTAATAGGCTGCTTAAAGAAAATCACCACTACACCTGGGATAATTTAATTTATCCTTTAGATAGCCTGGCCGATGAACTGGAGCGTTTTTGGTCTCCTTTTGCACATATGCATGCGGTGATGGATTCGGAGGCAATACGTGAATCCTATGAGGCGTGTCTGCCCTTGCTGTCTGCCTATGACGCTGCGATTGGGCATAATCAAAACTTGTATGAGGCGATTAAATCGATAGATCAGCACCCCCTTAATCCTGCCCAGAAAAAAATTATTGCAGACAACATTCAGGATTTCGAGTTATCCGGAGTTGCTTTATCCAAGACAAATAAAAAACGGTTTGAGGCCATTCAATCGAGACTGGCTGAATTATCCAGCAAATTCGAAAACAATGTGTTGGACGCGACCCATGCTTACACTATCCATATTACCGAAGCAGAACGGTTAGCCGGATTACCCGAGCACGCTTTACATACGGCAAAAGAATTGGCACATGAGAAGGGGTTGGATGGCTTTGTTTTAACGCTCGAATACCCTTGTTTTCAAGCCGTCATTACTCATGCCGAAGACAGGGCTTTACGTGAAGACATGTATCGGGCTTACATCACTAGAGCCTCAGATCAAGGCCCTAATGCAGGAGCCTTTGACAATACTCCGCTAATTGATGAAATTCTGTCCCTGCGCCATGAAAAAGCCGAGCTTTTAGGGTTCAATAATTTTGCCGAGTTATCCCTGGCGACCAAGATGGCGGCCTCGACAAATCAAGTCACTGAATTTATCTATGATTTGATTGGCAGAACCCGTGACAAGGGTAAGGCTGAATTTAGGCAACTTGAACTGTTTGCGCAGGATAAATTCAATCTAAGCCCTGTAAACCCATGGGACGTTGCTTATCTTTCTGAAAAAAGAAGACAAGATTTGTATTCCTTATCTCAAGAGGAATTACGGCCTTATTTCCCACAGCCTAAAGTGATGCAAGGCTTGTTCGCGATTGTTAAAAAGCTCTTTGGTATGAGTATCGAGGAGATTGAGGGCGTGGATGTTTGGCATAAGGATGTTCAATGCTATTGCATAGTCGATGAATCCAATCAAACACGCGGGTACATTTACACGGACTTATTTGCCAGACCTCACAAACGAAATGGTGCCTGGATGGATTCCATGCAAAGCCGCAGAAAACTCGAGGATGGCACGGTTCAGTTACCCATTGCGACCTTGACGTGTAATTTTGCCAAGCCTTCTGCAAACAGACCAGCCATGTTATCGCATGATGAAGTGGTGACTTTGTTTCACGAGTTTGGTCATTGCCTGCATCACATTTTGACCCAGGTGGATTATCTTGGCGGCTCAGGAATTAATGGCGTGGAATGGGATGCGGTGGAATTGCCCAGCCAATTTTTCGAAAACTGGTGCTGGGATGAGCACGCATTGTCTTTACTGACTTCGCACGTGGATACAGGGGAAACCTTGCCTTCCGCATTGTACGAGCGCTTGATTGCCGCTAAAAATTTTCAATCCGCTATGGCCATGCTAAGACAAATGGAATTCGCCTTGTTTGATTTTCGCATTCACCAGGAATATCAAACGGGTAAAGCGTCATTTGTCCCAAATATTCTGGCGGATGTACGTTCTAAAACCAGTGTTGTGCCCATTGTTCCTTATAATCGCTTTCAACATAGTTTCTCGCATATTTTTGGGGGTGGCTATGCTGCTGGCTATTACAGTTACATGTGGGCAGAAGTACTGTCCAGCGATGCCTTTGCGCGATTTGAGGAGGAAGGTATTTTCAACCCCAAAACCGGGCATGACTTTTTGAAATCCATTTTGGAGGTAGGCGGATCAAGAAAAGCAGCCGATGCTTTTGTTAAATTCAGAGGAAGACCCGCGACGATTGATGCCTTACTGCGCCATAATGGGATTTTATAA